A stretch of Mycobacterium sp. ELW1 DNA encodes these proteins:
- a CDS encoding helix-turn-helix transcriptional regulator translates to MEDGAADDGIARAGAAVAARRRELGISQRELARRKIITAPALIHFEKGRSWPRERTRHTLEELLQWPAGTIARIRAGAPADEVVTDSADSSESSVLVADALKLTLTRFDTAIDDLPPSASPDFVERASTILADLRKLEALAARAMRHSQGSPAEVVKSLGLIRGRYDELMLKAAAHPGASLGQRLYAARRRANLSAGEAAAVGGLSAQLVESVEAGQLLDPGSAERVEALIRDLVGQ, encoded by the coding sequence GTGGAGGACGGCGCAGCAGACGACGGCATTGCCCGCGCGGGTGCCGCTGTCGCAGCTCGCCGTCGCGAATTGGGCATCTCGCAGCGTGAACTGGCGCGCCGGAAAATTATCACCGCCCCGGCGCTGATCCATTTCGAGAAAGGCCGGTCGTGGCCCCGGGAGCGCACAAGGCATACTCTTGAGGAACTTTTGCAGTGGCCGGCGGGAACGATAGCGCGCATTCGGGCAGGCGCGCCGGCCGATGAAGTGGTCACGGACTCTGCTGACAGTTCCGAAAGCTCGGTGCTCGTGGCCGATGCGCTCAAGCTGACCCTCACCCGTTTCGACACCGCGATCGACGATCTGCCCCCGTCAGCGTCGCCGGACTTCGTTGAGCGCGCCTCGACGATCCTGGCCGACCTGCGCAAGTTGGAGGCCCTGGCCGCCCGGGCGATGCGTCACAGTCAGGGCTCACCTGCCGAGGTGGTTAAGTCGCTGGGGTTGATCCGAGGCCGCTACGACGAATTGATGCTCAAGGCCGCGGCGCATCCGGGTGCCTCGCTGGGCCAACGGCTGTACGCGGCGCGGCGGCGGGCGAATCTGAGCGCCGGTGAGGCGGCCGCGGTGGGTGGGCTGTCAGCTCAGCTGGTGGAGTCGGTGGAGGCGGGCCAGCTGCTCGACCCCGGCAGCGCCGAGCGTGTGGAGGCGCTGATCAGAGATCTTGTCGGCCAGTGA
- a CDS encoding class I SAM-dependent methyltransferase: MATGDRTARWNRYWDKKSRTYDREIGFFDRHLFGDSRQWVCSQAAGTTLEVAVGTGLNLEFYPDTVTLTGIDWSEQMLDLARQRAADLGHPATLQQADAHHLPFDDATFDTVVCTFGLCAIPDHTKALNEMTRVLRPGGQLILVDHIRSSVAPARAVQRFLELFTVPLGGEHFLRRPLNHIRNDPNLDIERVERFKLGLVERLTARKPT; encoded by the coding sequence ATGGCCACCGGTGATCGCACCGCCCGATGGAACCGATACTGGGACAAGAAATCCCGTACCTACGACCGCGAAATCGGATTCTTTGACCGCCACCTGTTCGGCGACTCCCGCCAATGGGTCTGCAGCCAAGCGGCCGGCACCACCCTGGAAGTCGCCGTCGGCACCGGCCTCAACCTCGAGTTCTACCCCGACACCGTCACGCTGACCGGGATCGACTGGAGCGAACAGATGCTCGACCTGGCTCGTCAACGTGCCGCCGACCTCGGCCACCCCGCCACGCTGCAACAAGCCGACGCCCACCACCTACCGTTCGACGACGCCACCTTCGACACCGTCGTCTGCACCTTCGGGCTCTGCGCCATCCCCGACCACACCAAAGCCCTCAACGAAATGACCCGCGTCCTGCGCCCCGGCGGACAACTCATCCTGGTCGATCACATCCGCAGCAGCGTCGCCCCCGCCCGAGCCGTGCAACGCTTCCTCGAACTGTTCACCGTTCCCCTCGGCGGCGAACACTTCCTGCGCCGCCCCCTCAACCACATCCGCAACGACCCCAACCTCGACATCGAACGCGTCGAACGCTTCAAACTCGGCCTCGTCGAACGCCTCACCGCCCGCAAACCCACGTAA
- a CDS encoding thermonuclease family protein, with product MRTLLATALLLAAVAATPVSACAAPVEAAPATVTVLRVVDGDTVDVVDDVRGRLRVRILGIFTPETKRPGYTEACWGKQASEFAASTLLNQRVSLIADASQDARDRYGRTYLH from the coding sequence ATGAGAACACTTTTGGCGACGGCGCTGTTGCTCGCGGCGGTGGCGGCGACGCCGGTGTCGGCGTGCGCTGCGCCAGTGGAGGCAGCACCTGCCACCGTGACGGTGCTGCGTGTCGTTGACGGTGACACCGTCGACGTCGTCGATGATGTCCGGGGCCGGCTGCGGGTGCGCATCCTGGGCATCTTCACCCCGGAGACGAAACGCCCGGGCTACACCGAGGCGTGCTGGGGCAAGCAAGCGTCGGAGTTCGCTGCCTCCACACTGCTGAACCAACGGGTCTCCTTAATCGCTGATGCCAGCCAGGATGCGCGCGACCGCTACGGCCGCACTTATCTGCACTAG
- a CDS encoding isoprenylcysteine carboxylmethyltransferase family protein produces MPATALVLYLVFAVLGFGWRSWTQHRRTGSTGFRGIHGRPGSLEWFAGAGFIAAILAGAAAPLLQLLGILTPIALLQAPWIQVGGTVLAVAGIAATLYAQRDMGESWRIGVDPSETTTLVLRGVFGLVRNPIFTAMLIFAAGITLMTPNPLALVAFVVLLATIELQVRVVEEPYLNAIHGQAYRDYCETVGRFVPHIGRTRIV; encoded by the coding sequence ATGCCCGCCACCGCGCTCGTTCTCTACCTGGTCTTTGCCGTCTTAGGGTTCGGCTGGCGCAGCTGGACCCAGCACCGCCGCACCGGCTCGACCGGGTTTCGCGGCATCCACGGCCGGCCTGGCTCGCTGGAATGGTTCGCCGGCGCCGGATTCATCGCTGCCATCCTCGCCGGGGCGGCCGCACCGCTGCTGCAACTGCTCGGCATCCTCACCCCGATCGCGCTCCTGCAGGCGCCGTGGATTCAGGTGGGCGGGACGGTGCTGGCGGTGGCGGGTATCGCGGCCACCCTCTACGCCCAGCGCGACATGGGCGAGTCCTGGCGGATTGGCGTCGACCCCAGTGAGACCACCACATTGGTGCTCCGTGGTGTGTTCGGGCTGGTGCGCAACCCCATCTTCACCGCGATGCTGATCTTCGCCGCCGGCATCACCCTGATGACCCCCAACCCGCTCGCCCTGGTCGCGTTCGTCGTGCTGCTGGCCACCATCGAGCTGCAGGTCCGCGTCGTCGAAGAGCCCTATCTCAACGCTATCCACGGCCAGGCCTACCGGGACTACTGTGAGACGGTCGGCCGGTTTGTTCCCCACATCGGACGCACCCGAATCGTCTGA